From a region of the Deltaproteobacteria bacterium genome:
- a CDS encoding dienelactone hydrolase family protein, with the protein MDRNQIDPQVYDLYDEYCHSNMERREFLRRAAALVVVGGSALAMAQAMLPRYARAQTISFTDKRIKARYVTYDSPGGSSGKMRGYLVRPSGAGPFPAVLVIHENRGLNPHIEDVARRAAVAGFLALAPDGLSPIGGYPGNDDDGKKMQRSLDRGKLRTDLLNSARYLKGHELSNGKLGATGFCFGGGVVNFLAVQMGGDLSAGVPFYGSAPKSADDVAKIKAPLLIHYAENDPRINKQAPAYEAGLKANGVPYEAHVYPGTRHGFHNNSTPRYDEPAAKLAWERTVAFFKKHLS; encoded by the coding sequence ATGGACAGGAATCAGATCGATCCACAGGTCTACGACCTGTATGACGAGTACTGCCACAGCAACATGGAACGCCGCGAGTTCCTCCGGCGGGCGGCGGCCCTCGTCGTTGTCGGCGGGTCGGCGCTGGCGATGGCGCAGGCGATGCTGCCGCGCTATGCGAGGGCGCAGACGATCTCCTTTACCGACAAGCGCATCAAGGCGCGCTATGTCACGTACGATTCGCCCGGCGGCAGCTCCGGCAAGATGCGCGGCTACCTGGTCCGGCCGTCCGGGGCGGGTCCGTTTCCCGCGGTCCTCGTCATCCACGAGAACCGGGGCCTGAACCCGCATATCGAGGACGTCGCCCGGCGCGCCGCGGTGGCGGGGTTCCTCGCCCTGGCGCCGGACGGCCTTTCGCCCATCGGCGGCTATCCCGGCAACGACGACGACGGCAAGAAGATGCAGCGGAGCCTGGACCGCGGCAAGCTGCGCACGGACCTCCTCAACAGCGCCCGGTACCTCAAGGGCCACGAGCTGTCCAACGGGAAGCTGGGCGCCACCGGGTTCTGCTTCGGCGGCGGCGTGGTCAACTTCCTCGCGGTGCAGATGGGAGGCGATCTGAGCGCCGGCGTGCCGTTCTACGGCTCCGCGCCGAAGTCGGCCGACGACGTGGCGAAGATCAAGGCGCCGCTGCTGATCCACTACGCGGAGAACGACCCGCGCATCAACAAGCAGGCTCCGGCCTACGAGGCCGGCCTGAAGGCCAACGGCGTGCCGTACGAGGCGCATGTCTATCCCGGCACCCGCCACGGCTTCCACAACAACTCGACGCCGCGCTACGACGAGCCTGCCGCCAAGCTCGCATGGGAGCGGACGGTCGCCTTCTTCAAGAAGCACCTGTCGTAG
- a CDS encoding SAM-dependent methyltransferase yields MSDINEVGATAFFIAGIREQEKNREHPLFKDPYAEWFVNDDIRQKVGQVFALLPEGMELVRYRSALFDDIIRREIERGMRQIVILGSGFDMRPHVFEDEGVRFCDVDQPAVLAFKGKVLEGHGMTPCAGIPCNYLEADLPAELAKAGFDLNAPILIIWEGNTMYLPEDLIYGFLNRLREGVQSFRIAFDFFARSVIDRTTGDENITATTDAFENTLNVKWVTGFDGLSVVEERTGLKTVESGSLLDFGKRVAPDYPTDIPQLELYLYGIMSHGAD; encoded by the coding sequence ATGTCGGACATCAACGAGGTAGGCGCTACCGCGTTTTTCATCGCGGGGATCCGCGAGCAGGAGAAGAACCGGGAGCATCCGTTGTTCAAGGATCCTTACGCGGAGTGGTTCGTCAACGACGACATCCGACAGAAGGTCGGTCAAGTCTTTGCGCTGCTCCCCGAAGGGATGGAGCTGGTCCGTTATCGCTCCGCGCTGTTCGACGATATCATCCGTCGCGAGATCGAGAGGGGCATGCGGCAGATCGTCATCCTTGGCTCCGGGTTCGACATGCGGCCGCACGTGTTTGAGGACGAGGGGGTGCGTTTCTGCGACGTGGACCAGCCCGCGGTACTGGCGTTCAAGGGGAAGGTGCTGGAAGGCCACGGCATGACCCCCTGCGCGGGGATCCCGTGCAACTACCTGGAGGCCGATCTGCCCGCGGAATTGGCGAAGGCGGGATTCGACCTCAACGCCCCCATCCTGATCATCTGGGAAGGCAACACCATGTACCTGCCCGAGGACCTGATCTACGGCTTCCTCAACCGCCTGCGCGAAGGCGTACAGTCGTTCAGGATCGCCTTCGATTTCTTCGCCAGGAGCGTCATCGACCGCACCACCGGCGACGAGAACATTACCGCCACTACCGACGCGTTCGAGAACACCTTGAACGTGAAATGGGTGACGGGTTTCGACGGCCTTTCCGTTGTCGAGGAGCGTACCGGCTTGAAGACGGTCGAGTCCGGCAGCCTGTTGGACTTCGGCAAACGGGTGGCGCCCGACTATCCGACGGACATCCCCCAGTTGGAGTTGTACCTGTACGGAATCATGAGTCACGGGGCGGACTGA